The Catenulispora sp. EB89 genome has a segment encoding these proteins:
- a CDS encoding heme-binding protein, with amino-acid sequence MNVTANISLTQAEALTAAARGLADERGVAAAFAVVDTGGNLVAFARTDGANLITIDTAIGKAFTAVSIGGDTTNLTPAIQPGGPLFGTGLVLAGSRSLVPYGGGVLIHADGRVIGALGVSGAPSSDVDHEIAIAASAQVPTSPAR; translated from the coding sequence GTGAACGTCACCGCGAACATCAGCCTCACCCAGGCCGAAGCCCTCACCGCCGCTGCCCGCGGCCTGGCCGACGAGCGCGGCGTCGCCGCCGCCTTCGCCGTCGTGGACACCGGCGGCAACCTGGTCGCCTTCGCCCGCACCGACGGCGCGAACCTGATCACCATCGACACCGCGATCGGCAAGGCCTTCACCGCCGTCAGCATCGGCGGGGACACCACCAACCTCACCCCGGCCATCCAGCCCGGCGGTCCGCTGTTCGGCACCGGCCTCGTCCTGGCCGGATCGCGCTCGCTGGTGCCCTACGGCGGTGGCGTCCTCATCCACGCCGACGGCCGGGTGATCGGCGCGCTCGGCGTCTCCGGCGCACCGTCCTCCGACGTCGACCACGAGATCGCCATCGCGGCGTCCGCGCAGGTTCCGACGTCGCCGGCACGCTGA
- a CDS encoding TetR/AcrR family transcriptional regulator, with protein MTNAKTEVATPAGVPGPPASRPLRRDAERNRQLILDTAKTVFAHRGLEASLDEVAHEAGLGVGTVYRRFPNRDALIDALFADMLTSIERIVAESMSLPRAWDGLVHFMTAMLESQGRDKALRDLMLSRQKYLEECELDKEEVVRETVEPALYEMIDRAKIEGDLRPDVVATDVGVLLISAVGVVDFTAPADPEVWRRHLAVMLDGLRARAAGDTFSLAPEPLDDEQLEVCMTGWKYGTRDTPRRRS; from the coding sequence GTGACGAACGCGAAGACCGAGGTGGCGACACCCGCCGGGGTGCCGGGCCCGCCCGCGAGCCGTCCGCTGCGCAGGGACGCCGAACGTAACCGGCAGCTCATCCTGGACACCGCGAAGACCGTCTTCGCCCACCGCGGCCTGGAGGCGTCACTCGATGAGGTGGCGCACGAGGCGGGCCTGGGCGTCGGCACCGTCTACCGCCGCTTCCCGAACCGCGACGCCCTGATCGACGCCCTGTTCGCCGACATGCTCACCTCCATCGAGCGCATCGTCGCCGAATCGATGTCCCTGCCCCGCGCCTGGGACGGCCTGGTCCACTTCATGACGGCGATGCTGGAGTCCCAGGGCCGCGACAAGGCCCTGCGCGACCTGATGCTGTCGCGGCAGAAGTACCTCGAAGAGTGCGAGTTGGACAAGGAGGAGGTCGTCCGGGAGACCGTGGAGCCCGCGCTCTACGAGATGATCGACCGCGCCAAGATCGAGGGCGACCTCCGTCCGGACGTGGTCGCGACCGATGTCGGCGTGCTGCTGATCTCGGCCGTCGGCGTGGTCGACTTCACCGCCCCGGCCGACCCGGAGGTCTGGCGCCGGCACCTGGCGGTGATGCTGGACGGGCTGCGCGCACGGGCCGCCGGGGACACGTTCTCACTCGCCCCCGAGCCGCTGGACGACGAGCAGCTTGAGGTGTGTATGACCGGCTGGAAGTACGGGACGCGCGATACGCCTCGGCGGCGTTCTTAG
- a CDS encoding MFS transporter, with amino-acid sequence MADVTTTGAGAQTADAPPSVSTDPHHARRWFILGIIGLAQLMIVLDVTIVNIALPDAQKALGFSNGDRQWIVTAYSLAFGSLLLLFGRVSDVIGRRAMFLIGLVGFAAASALGGAAPNFEILVLARALQGVAGAMLAPAALSLLSTTFTEAKERATAFAVFGGIAGSGAAIGMLLGGVLTEFLNWRWTLFVNVGISVIAIAGAAVLIPRHARSADRPSLDIPGTVLVSAGLFGIVYGFANAESHPWSAPGTWGFLAAGVILLVAFTVWQTRTKHPLLPLRVILERNRGGSYLAMFLTGIGMFGVFLFLNYYLQEILKYSPVMTGVAFLPMVAALMITATISTTQLYPRIGAKILVFVGMLMAGGGMVWLTGISLSSSYVSNILGPIVVIGIGMGAIFAPAMNAATSGVEARDAGVASAMVNTAQQIGGSIGTALLNSLAATALTNYLVGKNAGSPVVQANAAIHSYVVAFWWAAAIFGVGAFICGLILKSGKPDPADPDAAPAIHA; translated from the coding sequence ATGGCAGATGTCACGACGACGGGAGCGGGTGCGCAGACAGCCGACGCCCCACCTTCCGTCTCCACCGACCCCCACCACGCCAGGCGCTGGTTCATTCTGGGGATCATCGGTCTGGCCCAGCTGATGATCGTGCTCGACGTGACCATCGTGAACATCGCGCTGCCGGACGCGCAGAAGGCGCTGGGCTTCTCCAACGGCGACCGGCAGTGGATCGTCACCGCCTACTCCCTGGCCTTCGGCAGCCTCCTGCTGCTGTTCGGCCGCGTGTCCGACGTCATCGGCCGGCGCGCCATGTTCCTGATCGGCCTGGTCGGCTTCGCCGCGGCCTCCGCGCTGGGCGGCGCCGCACCGAACTTCGAGATCCTGGTGCTCGCGCGGGCGCTGCAGGGTGTCGCAGGAGCCATGCTCGCCCCGGCCGCGCTGTCGCTGCTGTCCACGACCTTCACCGAGGCCAAGGAGCGCGCCACCGCGTTCGCCGTGTTCGGCGGCATCGCCGGGTCCGGCGCCGCGATCGGCATGCTGCTCGGCGGGGTGCTGACCGAGTTCCTGAACTGGCGCTGGACGCTGTTCGTCAACGTCGGCATCAGCGTGATCGCGATCGCCGGCGCCGCCGTCCTGATCCCGCGGCACGCGCGCAGCGCCGACCGGCCCTCGCTTGACATCCCCGGCACGGTCCTGGTCTCGGCCGGCCTGTTCGGCATCGTCTACGGCTTCGCCAACGCCGAGTCCCACCCGTGGAGCGCCCCGGGCACGTGGGGCTTCCTGGCCGCCGGCGTGATCCTGCTGGTCGCGTTCACCGTCTGGCAGACCCGCACCAAGCACCCGCTGCTCCCGCTGCGCGTCATCCTGGAGCGCAACCGCGGCGGCTCCTACCTGGCGATGTTCCTGACCGGCATCGGCATGTTCGGCGTCTTCCTGTTCCTGAACTACTACCTGCAGGAGATCCTGAAGTACTCCCCGGTGATGACCGGCGTCGCCTTCCTGCCGATGGTCGCCGCCCTGATGATCACCGCGACGATCAGCACCACCCAGCTCTACCCGCGGATCGGCGCGAAGATCCTGGTCTTCGTCGGCATGCTGATGGCCGGCGGCGGCATGGTCTGGCTCACCGGTATCAGCCTGAGCTCCAGCTACGTCTCGAACATCCTCGGCCCGATCGTGGTCATCGGCATCGGCATGGGCGCCATCTTCGCCCCGGCGATGAACGCCGCCACCTCCGGCGTCGAGGCCCGCGACGCGGGCGTCGCCTCGGCGATGGTGAACACCGCGCAGCAGATCGGCGGCTCGATCGGCACCGCGCTGCTCAACTCGCTGGCCGCCACCGCGCTGACCAACTACCTGGTCGGCAAGAACGCCGGTAGCCCGGTGGTGCAGGCGAACGCCGCGATCCACAGCTACGTGGTCGCGTTCTGGTGGGCCGCTGCGATCTTCGGCGTCGGCGCCTTCATCTGCGGCCTGATCCTGAAGTCCGGCAAGCCCGACCCGGCGGACCCGGACGCGGCTCCGGCGATCCACGCTTAG
- a CDS encoding glycoside hydrolase family 75 protein translates to MSSTRMRIALASAGALALATQFAVANAHAAVPHAAATTHSVVAPAAAASTNYTAAQVLAGVKTHSTTSTKVNTKPHINTMTRAMNVNVYQVATGVYAYSSSMAIDDDGSDPDPDPDHQGDTTFQDSNGKQLAAHHVPFYVLGDDCWDKKSPCPHFFYKEHGISGRQFALVFYKSKVIGAIFGDTQTGNDQTTSSNDSRELGEASVKAASLLGIPSSGTTGGVDNGVTVVIFSGSSWVVNGTNANLSNNAQALVQKALNTLGPKVAG, encoded by the coding sequence ATGTCGTCGACCCGAATGCGCATAGCTCTGGCATCCGCCGGAGCTCTCGCGCTCGCCACCCAGTTCGCTGTCGCGAACGCACACGCCGCGGTCCCCCACGCCGCCGCGACCACCCACAGTGTCGTGGCGCCGGCCGCCGCGGCGAGCACCAACTACACGGCCGCCCAGGTCCTGGCCGGTGTCAAGACCCACTCGACGACCTCGACGAAGGTCAACACCAAGCCCCACATCAACACGATGACGCGGGCCATGAACGTGAACGTGTACCAGGTCGCGACCGGCGTCTACGCCTACTCCTCGAGCATGGCCATCGACGACGACGGCAGCGACCCGGACCCGGATCCGGACCACCAGGGCGACACGACGTTCCAGGACAGCAACGGCAAGCAGCTCGCTGCGCACCACGTGCCGTTCTACGTTCTGGGCGACGACTGCTGGGACAAGAAGTCCCCGTGCCCGCACTTCTTCTACAAGGAGCACGGCATCTCGGGCCGCCAGTTCGCGCTGGTCTTCTACAAGAGCAAGGTCATCGGCGCGATCTTCGGTGACACCCAGACCGGGAACGACCAGACCACCTCGAGCAACGACTCGCGCGAGCTCGGCGAGGCGTCGGTGAAGGCGGCCTCGCTGCTCGGCATCCCGAGCAGCGGCACGACCGGCGGCGTGGACAACGGCGTGACCGTCGTGATCTTCTCCGGTTCGTCGTGGGTCGTGAACGGCACCAACGCCAACCTGAGCAACAACGCGCAGGCTCTGGTGCAGAAGGCGCTGAACACCCTCGGCCCGAAGGTCGCCGGCTAG
- a CDS encoding G1 family glutamic endopeptidase, whose product MRSSRLFGFLAVVALAVTTGIGSAQAATPAHIRHTGRAHPVSAVSLPAKQLQHFSHLLHSQKPAKGVHPDNQTSTNWAGYAADNGTFTTVTSSWVEPDVSCTSGGIVAFWIGLDGWGSDSVEQDGTGVDCSSGSPQQFAWWETYPANSIQEYGDPVAAGDSLTSTVADTGGGQYQMVLTDNSQGWTENQTVGASGSDASAEVIAEAVTSGSDVTPLPNFSSVNFTGSTFNNGSMSGAGAQGIDMTDSSGNVIATTGPDDGNGDFTVTYGG is encoded by the coding sequence ATGCGTTCATCAAGGCTCTTCGGTTTCCTCGCGGTGGTCGCGCTCGCCGTCACGACCGGCATCGGGAGCGCGCAGGCCGCGACGCCAGCGCACATCCGCCACACCGGCCGGGCCCACCCCGTCAGCGCGGTCAGCCTGCCGGCCAAGCAGCTCCAGCACTTCTCGCATCTGCTGCATTCGCAGAAGCCTGCAAAGGGCGTCCACCCGGACAACCAGACCAGCACCAACTGGGCCGGCTACGCCGCCGACAACGGGACGTTCACCACCGTCACCTCCAGCTGGGTCGAGCCCGACGTCTCGTGCACGTCCGGCGGCATCGTCGCGTTCTGGATCGGCCTGGACGGCTGGGGCAGCGACTCGGTCGAGCAGGACGGCACCGGCGTGGACTGCTCCAGCGGCTCGCCGCAGCAGTTCGCCTGGTGGGAGACGTACCCCGCGAACAGCATCCAGGAGTACGGCGACCCGGTGGCCGCCGGCGACTCGCTCACCTCGACGGTGGCCGACACCGGGGGCGGGCAGTACCAGATGGTGCTGACCGACAACAGCCAGGGCTGGACCGAGAACCAGACCGTCGGCGCCTCCGGCTCCGACGCCAGCGCCGAGGTCATCGCCGAAGCGGTGACCTCCGGCAGCGACGTCACGCCGCTCCCGAACTTCTCCTCGGTGAACTTCACCGGCTCGACGTTCAACAACGGGTCCATGTCCGGCGCCGGCGCGCAGGGCATCGACATGACGGACAGCAGCGGAAACGTGATCGCCACGACCGGTCCGGACGACGGCAACGGGGACTTCACCGTCACGTACGGCGGCTAG
- a CDS encoding protein phosphatase, translating into MAEPWDPTADGVLRLPSGRLLRGRGLSHPIPEGPEPTLALYLLGKSPPEVAWESRWIRWPDFRLPADRTAAREGFVEAWQRCETERVEVACAGGRGRTGTALACIAVLNGIPPESAVAYVREHYDRHAVETPWQRRYVAGFR; encoded by the coding sequence ATGGCAGAACCCTGGGATCCGACAGCCGACGGCGTACTCCGCCTGCCATCCGGCCGACTGCTCCGCGGACGCGGCCTGAGCCACCCGATACCCGAAGGCCCGGAGCCGACTCTCGCGTTGTATCTGCTGGGCAAAAGCCCGCCGGAGGTCGCGTGGGAGAGCCGGTGGATCCGCTGGCCCGATTTCCGTCTCCCGGCAGATCGGACAGCGGCGCGCGAGGGATTCGTGGAAGCCTGGCAACGCTGCGAGACCGAACGCGTCGAGGTTGCGTGTGCCGGCGGACGCGGACGCACCGGGACCGCACTGGCGTGTATCGCAGTGCTCAATGGCATACCGCCGGAATCGGCCGTCGCCTACGTGCGCGAACACTATGACCGGCACGCCGTCGAGACGCCGTGGCAGCGCCGCTACGTAGCCGGCTTCCGTTAG
- a CDS encoding MgtC/SapB family protein, producing the protein MSTSILWEEPTGQGWTQVGELVVALVLSSAIGLEREIRQKAAGLRTYTIIGLGAALFVLVSKYGFTDVIQPGRVMLDPSRVAAQIVSGLGFIGGGVIFMRRDAVRGLTTAAGMWLTAGVGAAAGAGLGLLALLTTVAYFVVCYGLRPLTHWMPALRTPPVTYRIEYLDGRGLLRTVLDVCTGAGFFVASFSGAGRDGRTDRDDRNDRDGTRDQAGRPHTVEVVLTLHGRGNANALTEQLVSTPGIVTVAYTNTDDEFS; encoded by the coding sequence ATGAGCACATCGATCTTGTGGGAGGAACCGACGGGCCAGGGCTGGACGCAGGTCGGAGAGCTGGTGGTGGCGCTGGTGCTGTCCTCGGCGATCGGACTGGAGCGCGAGATCCGCCAGAAGGCCGCAGGACTGCGCACGTATACGATCATCGGCCTGGGAGCCGCGCTGTTCGTGCTGGTGAGCAAATACGGCTTCACCGACGTCATCCAACCAGGACGGGTCATGCTGGACCCCTCGCGGGTCGCCGCGCAGATCGTCTCCGGCCTGGGCTTCATCGGCGGCGGCGTGATCTTCATGCGGCGCGACGCCGTCCGCGGGCTGACCACGGCGGCCGGGATGTGGCTGACGGCCGGCGTCGGCGCCGCGGCGGGAGCCGGCCTGGGCCTGCTCGCGCTGCTCACGACCGTCGCCTACTTCGTGGTGTGCTACGGCTTGCGCCCGCTGACGCACTGGATGCCAGCGCTCCGTACACCACCGGTGACCTACCGTATCGAGTACCTCGACGGCAGAGGCTTGCTGCGCACGGTGCTCGACGTGTGCACCGGCGCCGGCTTCTTCGTCGCGTCGTTCAGCGGCGCGGGGCGTGACGGCCGTACGGACCGGGACGACCGGAACGACCGGGACGGCACGCGTGACCAAGCCGGGCGTCCGCACACCGTGGAGGTCGTGCTCACGCTGCACGGACGCGGGAACGCCAACGCGCTGACCGAGCAACTGGTCAGCACACCGGGAATCGTGACGGTCGCCTACACCAATACCGACGACGAGTTCTCCTAA
- a CDS encoding adenylate cyclase, with amino-acid sequence MAALKALKKPERHAARQAWRLPGSDLDRMFTLVREVGQVELKFTVAEESHDAVRALLGIGVERVRNVYYLDTPDLTLRRHGVLARVRGGERPNDSVVKLRPIDPDRVPTAMRRCEDFSVEVDVTPDSFVCSGALKLRLGRNSVERAVEDRSRLRTLFSDDQIALMDSRLAGRVTIDELDALGPVEVHRTRPRDGEPGDGLELQEWMYPDDSRLLEVSTRCTSTDLLQTALDAKALLDLHRITQSGPCPTKADTTLDYFTRQ; translated from the coding sequence GTGGCCGCCCTGAAAGCGCTGAAGAAACCGGAGCGCCATGCGGCCCGGCAGGCCTGGAGGCTGCCCGGCAGCGATCTGGACCGGATGTTCACGCTGGTGCGCGAGGTCGGGCAGGTGGAGCTGAAGTTCACCGTGGCCGAGGAGTCGCATGACGCCGTGCGCGCATTGCTCGGTATCGGAGTCGAGCGTGTACGGAACGTGTACTACCTCGACACGCCCGACCTGACGCTGCGCCGGCACGGAGTGCTGGCGCGTGTACGCGGCGGCGAGCGGCCCAACGACTCCGTGGTCAAGCTGCGGCCGATAGACCCCGACCGGGTCCCGACCGCAATGCGGCGCTGCGAGGACTTCAGCGTCGAGGTGGACGTGACGCCGGACAGCTTCGTCTGCTCCGGGGCGCTCAAGCTGCGCCTGGGCCGGAACTCCGTCGAACGCGCCGTGGAGGACCGCAGCCGGCTGCGGACGCTGTTCTCCGACGACCAGATCGCGCTGATGGACAGCCGGCTGGCCGGCCGCGTCACCATCGACGAGCTGGACGCGCTGGGCCCGGTCGAGGTGCACCGCACCCGGCCGCGCGACGGCGAACCGGGTGACGGTCTGGAGCTTCAGGAGTGGATGTACCCGGACGATTCGCGGCTGCTCGAGGTGTCGACGCGTTGCACGTCGACGGACCTGCTGCAGACCGCGCTGGACGCGAAGGCGCTGCTGGACCTGCACCGGATCACGCAGTCGGGGCCGTGCCCGACCAAGGCCGACACGACGTTGGACTACTTCACGCGGCAGTGA